Proteins encoded by one window of Musa acuminata AAA Group cultivar baxijiao chromosome BXJ2-9, Cavendish_Baxijiao_AAA, whole genome shotgun sequence:
- the LOC103996674 gene encoding phosphatidylinositol 4-kinase gamma 4-like, with protein MSAAGATLGPIREDLALSTCYSNGAGGPPCSPELITIYLAVAGAPVIPMRVLESDSIASVKLKIQSCKGFAVKKQKLVFDGREMARNDCLIRDYGVSDGKVLHLIIKTSDLRVITVKTASGKKLKFRVEQGRTVHYVKKQVAKRNPSFVHLQDQNFLFEGEAAEKVEDRREIHDICTNNNAFLHLFVRRSAQVRTKPMEDSEPSVEAPVTVDKGCVDCSQAFTRNTPCRGASIEPVIVNPKVELPLVIKNLLRAALSGLEKGNPPIMSTEGTGGAYFMQDISGNEFVSVFKPSDEEPLAKNNPRGLPLSTNGEGLKRGTRVGEGAIREVAAYILDHPISGHRSFSHVDFGFAGVPPTVLVQCMHGGFKHPAGCEQAAMNFKVGSLQMFVKNFGSCEEMGPRVFPVQEVHKICVLDIRLANADRHAGNILVRKEGGEGRIVLVPIDHGYCLPENFEDCTFEWLYWPQSRRPFGSETLEYINSLDAEQDIALLKFYGWEMSLECSRTLRISTMLLRKGAKRGLTPFDIGSILCRETIKKESRIEEIIREAKDAVIPGTSENAFLESISEIMDRYLDRLTI; from the exons ATGTCAGCCGCCGGGGCCACTCTTGGGCCAATCCGGGAAGATCTTGCATTGTCAACATGCTATTCCAATGGAGCCGGAGGTCCACCTTGTTCACCAGAGTTGATAACGATATACCTTGCAGTTGCAGGTGCCCCTGTTATCCCCATGAGGGTCCTGGAGTCCGACTCCATCGCCTCGGTGAAACTTAAGATCCAGAGCTGCAAGGGATTCGCTGTGAAGAAGCAGAAGCTGGTATTTGATGGCCGGGAGATGGCCCGGAATGATTGTCTCATACGTGATTATGGTGTGTCCGATGGGAAAGTCCTCCATCTTATTATCAAAACATCTGATCTTCGTGTCATTACCGTGAAGACTGCATCCGGAAAGAAATTAAAGTTCCGCGTCGAGCAGGGGCGAACTGTGCATTATGTTAAGAAGCAGGTTGCAAAGAGGAATCCTAGTTTCGTCCATCTTCAAGACCAAAATTTTCTCTTCGAGGGGGAGGCGGCGGAGAAGGTTGAAGACCGGAGAGAGATACACGATATTTGCACAAATAACAATGCATTCCTGCACTTGTTCGTGCGCAGGTCGGCACAAGTCAGGACGAAGCCTATGGAGGACTCTGAGCCGTCTGTTGAAGCACCGGTAACAGTTGATAAGGGATGCGTTGATTGCTCTCAGGCATTTACGAGAAACACTCCATGTAGGGGTGCGTCGATTGAGCCAGTTATTGTCAATCCAAAGGTTGAATTGCCTCTAGTGATAAAGAATCTGCTGCGTGCTGCTCTTTCTGGATTGGAGAAGGGAAACCCACCGATCATGTCTACAGAAGGTACAGGGGGAGCCTATTTTATGCAAGACATCTCGGGCAATGAATTTGTTTCTGTGTTTAAGCCAAGCGACGAGGAACCACTGGCTAAGAACAACCCTCGTGGGCTTCCACTCTCAACTAATGGTGAAGGGTTAAAACGAGGGACGCGGGTAGGAGAAGGTGCCATTAGGGAAGTAGCAGCTTACATTCTTGATCATCCTATCAGTGGCCACCGATCATTCTCCCATGTTGATTTCGGCTTTGCCGGTGTTCCTCCAACCGTTCTTGTTCAATGCATGCACGGAGGTTTTAAACATCCTGCTGGATGTGAACAGGCAGCCATGAATTTTAAGGTTGGATCACTGCAAATGTTTGTCAAGAACTTTGGAAGTTGTGAGGAGATGGGGCCGCGGGTGTTTCCGGTGCAGGAGGTTCACAAGATCTGTGTGTTAGACATCCGATTGGCAAATGCAGATCGGCATGCTGGAAATATCTTAGTCcgcaaagagggaggagaaggacgTATAGTGTTGGTTCCAATCGATCACGGGTACTGCCTTCCTGAGAAT TTTGAGGATTGCACATTTGAGTGGCTCTACTGGCCTCAGTCTCGCCGACCTTTCGGTTCTGAAACTTTGGAGTACATAAATTCACTGGACGCTGAGCAGGACATTGCTCTGCTAAAGTTCTACGGCTGGGAAATGTCACTCGAGTGCTCTCGCACTCTTCGCATTTCCACCATGCTTTTGAGGAAGGGTGCCAAAAGAGGGCTGACTCCATTTGATATCGGAAGCATTTTATGTAGAGAAACCATCAAGAAGGAATCCAGGATCGAAGAGATAATCCGTGAAGCAAAGGATGCTGTTATTCCAGGAACCAGCGAGAATGCATTCTTGGAGTCAATTTCCGAGATCATGGATCGCTATCTTGATCGACTGACCATATAG
- the LOC135585699 gene encoding UDP-glucose 4-epimerase GEPI48-like isoform X1, with protein sequence MGRCVLVTGGAGYVGSHTVLQLLLEGFTAVVVDNLDNSSEFAVQRVAQLAGEFGKNLTFHRIDIRDIEALEKVFSTTKFDAVIHFAGLKAVGESVQKPLLYYKNNIIGTIALLEVMAAYGCKKLVFSSSATVYGWPKDLPCTEESPLCAMNPYGQTKLMIEEICHDIHRADSDWKIMLLRYFNPVGAHSSGHIGEDPRGIPNNLMPLIQQVSVGRRPTLAVFGNDYSTKDGTGVRDYIHVVDLADGHIAALHKFFEDPNIGCEVYNLGTGNGTSVLEMVAAFEKASGKKIPLVMAGRRPGDAEILYACTAKAEKELNWKAKYSIEEMCRDQWNWASKNPWGYGLPDPAN encoded by the exons ATGGGGAGGTGCGTCCTGGTCACGGGCGGCGCCGGTTACGTCGGGAGCCACACCGTGTTGCAACTCCTTCTGGAAGGGTTCACCGCAGTCGTCGTCGACAACCTCGATAACTCCTCCGAGTTCGCTGTCCAGCGCGTCGCCCAACTCGCTGGCGAGTTCGGCAAAAACCTCACATTTCACCGG ATTGATATTCGGGatatagaagcattggagaaagtATTTTCTACAACAAA GTTTGATGCTGTTATACATTTTGCTGGTCTGAAGGCAGTGGGTGAAAGTGTTCAGAAACCCTTGCTTTattacaaaaataatatcattggtACAATTGCTCTTTTGGAAGTAATGGCTGCATATGGATGCAAAAAG CTGGTATTCTCATCATCAGCTACTGTTTATGGATGGCCTAAGGATTTACCCTGTACAGAGGAATCCCCTTTGTGTGCAATGAACCCATATGGTCAAACTAag CTTATGATTGAAGAAATATGTCATGATATCCATCGTGCAGATAGTGACTGGAAGATAATGCTATTAAGATATTTCAATCCTGTCGGAGCTCATTCCAGTGGACATATTGGTGAAGATCCTCGTGGAATTCCCAATAATCTCATGCCACTAATCCAGCAAGTTTCTGTTGGGAGGAGACCTACACTAGCAGTATTTGGGAATGACTATTCAACCAAGGATGGTACAGGG GTAAGGGATTACATCCACGTTGTTGATCTAGCAGATGGACATATTGCAGCTCTGCATAAGTTCTTTGAGGACCCCAACATAG GCTGTGAAGTTTATAATCTAGGAACTGGCAATGGAACATCAGTGTTGGAAATGGTGGCAGCATTTGAGAAGGCTTCAGGCAAG AAAATTCCTCTGGTCATGGCTGGAAGGCGACCTGGTGATGCTGAAATTCTTTATGCATGCACTGCCAAAGCAGAGAAGGAACTAAATTGGAA AGCAAAGTACAGCATCGAAGAAATGTGCCGTGATCAGTGGAACTGGGCTAGCAAGAACCCCTGGGGATACGGTCTACCTGATCCTGCTAACTGA
- the LOC135585699 gene encoding UDP-glucose 4-epimerase GEPI48-like isoform X2, whose translation MGRCVLVTGGAGYVGSHTVLQLLLEGFTAVVVDNLDNSSEFAVQRVAQLAGEFGKNLTFHRIDIRDIEALEKVFSTTKFDAVIHFAGLKAVGESVQKPLLYYKNNIIGTIALLEVMAAYGCKKLVFSSSATVYGWPKDLPCTEESPLCAMNPYGQTKLMIEEICHDIHRADSDWKIMLLRYFNPVGAHSSGHIGEDPRGIPNNLMPLIQQVSVGRRPTLAVFGNDYSTKDGTGVRDYIHVVDLADGHIAALHKFFEDPNIGCEVYNLGTGNGTSVLEMVAAFEKASGKKIPLVMAGRRPGDAEILYACTAKAEKELNWKYVFSSKVQHRRNVP comes from the exons ATGGGGAGGTGCGTCCTGGTCACGGGCGGCGCCGGTTACGTCGGGAGCCACACCGTGTTGCAACTCCTTCTGGAAGGGTTCACCGCAGTCGTCGTCGACAACCTCGATAACTCCTCCGAGTTCGCTGTCCAGCGCGTCGCCCAACTCGCTGGCGAGTTCGGCAAAAACCTCACATTTCACCGG ATTGATATTCGGGatatagaagcattggagaaagtATTTTCTACAACAAA GTTTGATGCTGTTATACATTTTGCTGGTCTGAAGGCAGTGGGTGAAAGTGTTCAGAAACCCTTGCTTTattacaaaaataatatcattggtACAATTGCTCTTTTGGAAGTAATGGCTGCATATGGATGCAAAAAG CTGGTATTCTCATCATCAGCTACTGTTTATGGATGGCCTAAGGATTTACCCTGTACAGAGGAATCCCCTTTGTGTGCAATGAACCCATATGGTCAAACTAag CTTATGATTGAAGAAATATGTCATGATATCCATCGTGCAGATAGTGACTGGAAGATAATGCTATTAAGATATTTCAATCCTGTCGGAGCTCATTCCAGTGGACATATTGGTGAAGATCCTCGTGGAATTCCCAATAATCTCATGCCACTAATCCAGCAAGTTTCTGTTGGGAGGAGACCTACACTAGCAGTATTTGGGAATGACTATTCAACCAAGGATGGTACAGGG GTAAGGGATTACATCCACGTTGTTGATCTAGCAGATGGACATATTGCAGCTCTGCATAAGTTCTTTGAGGACCCCAACATAG GCTGTGAAGTTTATAATCTAGGAACTGGCAATGGAACATCAGTGTTGGAAATGGTGGCAGCATTTGAGAAGGCTTCAGGCAAG AAAATTCCTCTGGTCATGGCTGGAAGGCGACCTGGTGATGCTGAAATTCTTTATGCATGCACTGCCAAAGCAGAGAAGGAACTAAATTGGAAGTATGTATTTTCG AGCAAAGTACAGCATCGAAGAAATGTGCCGTGA
- the LOC135585699 gene encoding UDP-glucose 4-epimerase GEPI48-like isoform X3 — protein MGRCVLVTGGAGYVGSHTVLQLLLEGFTAVVVDNLDNSSEFAVQRVAQLAGEFGKNLTFHRIDIRDIEALEKVFSTTKFDAVIHFAGLKAVGESVQKPLLYYKNNIIGTIALLEVMAAYGCKKLVFSSSATVYGWPKDLPCTEESPLCAMNPYGQTKLMIEEICHDIHRADSDWKIMLLRYFNPVGAHSSGHIGEDPRGIPNNLMPLIQQVSVGRRPTLAVFGNDYSTKDGTGVRDYIHVVDLADGHIAALHKFFEDPNIVTLLHPSSPLPHPSSRDAHVGRRY, from the exons ATGGGGAGGTGCGTCCTGGTCACGGGCGGCGCCGGTTACGTCGGGAGCCACACCGTGTTGCAACTCCTTCTGGAAGGGTTCACCGCAGTCGTCGTCGACAACCTCGATAACTCCTCCGAGTTCGCTGTCCAGCGCGTCGCCCAACTCGCTGGCGAGTTCGGCAAAAACCTCACATTTCACCGG ATTGATATTCGGGatatagaagcattggagaaagtATTTTCTACAACAAA GTTTGATGCTGTTATACATTTTGCTGGTCTGAAGGCAGTGGGTGAAAGTGTTCAGAAACCCTTGCTTTattacaaaaataatatcattggtACAATTGCTCTTTTGGAAGTAATGGCTGCATATGGATGCAAAAAG CTGGTATTCTCATCATCAGCTACTGTTTATGGATGGCCTAAGGATTTACCCTGTACAGAGGAATCCCCTTTGTGTGCAATGAACCCATATGGTCAAACTAag CTTATGATTGAAGAAATATGTCATGATATCCATCGTGCAGATAGTGACTGGAAGATAATGCTATTAAGATATTTCAATCCTGTCGGAGCTCATTCCAGTGGACATATTGGTGAAGATCCTCGTGGAATTCCCAATAATCTCATGCCACTAATCCAGCAAGTTTCTGTTGGGAGGAGACCTACACTAGCAGTATTTGGGAATGACTATTCAACCAAGGATGGTACAGGG GTAAGGGATTACATCCACGTTGTTGATCTAGCAGATGGACATATTGCAGCTCTGCATAAGTTCTTTGAGGACCCCAACATAG TGACTCTCCTGCACCCTTCCTCACCACTCCCGCATCCTTCTTCTCGTGATGCGCACGTGGGCCGACGGTATTGA
- the LOC135623508 gene encoding wax ester synthase/diacylglycerol acyltransferase 11-like isoform X2, producing MPSIGDEGAVQGTSQKSTSFVPKQISLSLSTRDPNPPKQQPHEKVAMESESTPQLSLKISRSNSSSCCQSGRAEEKEGDQVKEEPVSPAGLVFRQEHTNCYIIAILGFGKPLDVAIIKAGLEATLARHPRFSSVQVSDDDREGTTLRWKPTKVDVDDHVVVPDLHPESSSSDTASPDQLVEDYVASLTTVPMNSSRPLWELHLLNIPTSEAAAVAVFRIHHSLGDGASLISLLLACTRRTADPTSLPTLPESRPPPPPPPTSASPLALLLYIWTVLVVSWNTLVDFVVLVATSIWLKDTPTALKGGEGVEFRSKRVVHRTVSLDDVKDIKNSMHCTVNDVLVGVTSAGISRYLHRRHGETNDGKKQQLLKASTRLRSAMIINMRPKLEIHDLAEMMAGKNCGVMWGNLISYVILPFPIAMYEDPLDYVRKGKAAVDRKKNSLQAVLAYRCATFLIKMFGVKDAALLSPSSWSSIRRSYKVDEISFYGHPILYLAPSVYGHPHALTLHYQSYMNTMKIVVAVDESTIPYPHQLLDDLAESLKVIKEAIPTKKS from the exons ATGCCATCGATCGGAGATGAAGGAGCCGTCCAAGGAACAAGTCAAAAGTCCACCTCCTTTGTGCCCAAGCAGATCTCTCTGTCTCTGTCAACTCGAGATCCAAATCCTCCAAAGCAGCAGCCACACGAGAAGGTAGCCATGGAATCGGAGAGCACGCCGCAGCTATCGCTAAAGATCTCGAGAAGCAACAGCAGCAGCTGCTGTCAAAGTGGAAGAGCGGAGGAGAAGGAAGGAGATCAAGTAAAGGAGGAGCCGGTGAGCCCCGCGGGTCTGGTGTTCCGGCAGGAGCACACGAACTGCTACATCATCGCTATTCTTGGGTTCGGCAAGCCCCTCGACGTCGCCATCATCAAGGCCGGCCTGGAGGCGACGCTTGCCCGCCACCCCCGCTTCTCCAGCGTCCAG GTGAGCGACGACGACCGCGAGGGGACGACGTTGAGGTGGAAACCGACAAAAGTGGACGTCGACGACCACGTCGTCGTCCCCGACCTCCACCCGGAGAGCTCCTCCTCCGACACCGCTTCCCCGGACCAGCTGGTGGAGGACTACGTGGCATCCCTCACCACCGTCCCCATGAACTCCTCCCGCCCCCTCTGGGAGCTGCACCTCCTCAACATCCCCACATCCGAGGCCGCCGCCGTGGCCGTCTTCCGCATCCACCATTCCCTCGGAGACGGCGCCTCCCTCATCTCCCTTCTCCTCGCCTGCACTCGCCGCACCGCCGACCCCACCTCCCTCCCCACCCTACCCGAATCCCgaccgccgccgcctccacctCCGACCTCCGCGTCCCCCCTCGCTCTGCTCCTCTACATCTGGACCGTTCTCGTCGTTTCATGGAACACGCTGGTCGACTTCGTCGTCCTCGTCGCCACTTCCATATGGTTGAAGGACACCCCGACGGCGTTGAAGGGCGGAGAGGGCGTGGAGTTCCGCTCCAAGCGCGTCGTGCACCGCACCGTGAGTCTCGACGACGTCAAGGACATCAAGAACTCCATGCACTGT ACCGTAAATGATGTACTTGTGGGTGTCACATCTGCCGGAATCTCTCGCTACCTCCACAGAAGGCATG gtgAGACTAATGATGGGAAGAAGCAGCAGCTCCTCAAGGCGAGCACCCGACTCCGGTCAGCCATGATTATCAACATGAGACCAAAGCTTGAGATTCAT GATTTAGCAGAGATGATGGCAGGCAAAAATTGTGGGGTCATGTGGGGGAATTTGATCAGCTATGTCATCTTGCCATTTCCGATTGCGATGTACGAAGATCCCCTCGACTACGTCCGCAAGGGAAAGGCAGCTGTGGACAGGAAGAAGAACTCTTTGCAGGCTGTGTTAGCGTATCGATGTGCCACTTTCTTGATCAAAATGTTTGGGGTCAAG GATGCTGCTTTGCTTTCGCCGTCCTCGTGGAGTTCGATCCGAAGGTCTTACAAAG TCGATGAAATTAGCTTCTACGGCCACCCAATCCTGTACCTTGCTCCCAGTGTATATGGCCATCCCCAT GCTCTGACGCTGCATTATCAGAGTTACATGAACACTATGAAGATAGTCGTCGCAGTAGATGAGTCGACGATACCATATCCGCACCAGCTATTGGATGACTTGGCCGAATCTCTCAAAGTCATCAAGGAGGCAATTCCTACAAAAAAATCATAA
- the LOC135623508 gene encoding wax ester synthase/diacylglycerol acyltransferase 11-like isoform X1, whose translation MPSIGDEGAVQGTSQKSTSFVPKQISLSLSTRDPNPPKQQPHEKVAMESESTPQLSLKISRSNSSSCCQSGRAEEKEGDQVKEEPVSPAGLVFRQEHTNCYIIAILGFGKPLDVAIIKAGLEATLARHPRFSSVQVSDDDREGTTLRWKPTKVDVDDHVVVPDLHPESSSSDTASPDQLVEDYVASLTTVPMNSSRPLWELHLLNIPTSEAAAVAVFRIHHSLGDGASLISLLLACTRRTADPTSLPTLPESRPPPPPPPTSASPLALLLYIWTVLVVSWNTLVDFVVLVATSIWLKDTPTALKGGEGVEFRSKRVVHRTVSLDDVKDIKNSMHCTVNDVLVGVTSAGISRYLHRRHGETNDGKKQQLLKASTRLRSAMIINMRPKLEIHDLAEMMAGKNCGVMWGNLISYVILPFPIAMYEDPLDYVRKGKAAVDRKKNSLQAVLAYRCATFLIKMFGVKGGADMTYGLISNTTFSYSNVVGPVDEISFYGHPILYLAPSVYGHPHALTLHYQSYMNTMKIVVAVDESTIPYPHQLLDDLAESLKVIKEAIPTKKS comes from the exons ATGCCATCGATCGGAGATGAAGGAGCCGTCCAAGGAACAAGTCAAAAGTCCACCTCCTTTGTGCCCAAGCAGATCTCTCTGTCTCTGTCAACTCGAGATCCAAATCCTCCAAAGCAGCAGCCACACGAGAAGGTAGCCATGGAATCGGAGAGCACGCCGCAGCTATCGCTAAAGATCTCGAGAAGCAACAGCAGCAGCTGCTGTCAAAGTGGAAGAGCGGAGGAGAAGGAAGGAGATCAAGTAAAGGAGGAGCCGGTGAGCCCCGCGGGTCTGGTGTTCCGGCAGGAGCACACGAACTGCTACATCATCGCTATTCTTGGGTTCGGCAAGCCCCTCGACGTCGCCATCATCAAGGCCGGCCTGGAGGCGACGCTTGCCCGCCACCCCCGCTTCTCCAGCGTCCAG GTGAGCGACGACGACCGCGAGGGGACGACGTTGAGGTGGAAACCGACAAAAGTGGACGTCGACGACCACGTCGTCGTCCCCGACCTCCACCCGGAGAGCTCCTCCTCCGACACCGCTTCCCCGGACCAGCTGGTGGAGGACTACGTGGCATCCCTCACCACCGTCCCCATGAACTCCTCCCGCCCCCTCTGGGAGCTGCACCTCCTCAACATCCCCACATCCGAGGCCGCCGCCGTGGCCGTCTTCCGCATCCACCATTCCCTCGGAGACGGCGCCTCCCTCATCTCCCTTCTCCTCGCCTGCACTCGCCGCACCGCCGACCCCACCTCCCTCCCCACCCTACCCGAATCCCgaccgccgccgcctccacctCCGACCTCCGCGTCCCCCCTCGCTCTGCTCCTCTACATCTGGACCGTTCTCGTCGTTTCATGGAACACGCTGGTCGACTTCGTCGTCCTCGTCGCCACTTCCATATGGTTGAAGGACACCCCGACGGCGTTGAAGGGCGGAGAGGGCGTGGAGTTCCGCTCCAAGCGCGTCGTGCACCGCACCGTGAGTCTCGACGACGTCAAGGACATCAAGAACTCCATGCACTGT ACCGTAAATGATGTACTTGTGGGTGTCACATCTGCCGGAATCTCTCGCTACCTCCACAGAAGGCATG gtgAGACTAATGATGGGAAGAAGCAGCAGCTCCTCAAGGCGAGCACCCGACTCCGGTCAGCCATGATTATCAACATGAGACCAAAGCTTGAGATTCAT GATTTAGCAGAGATGATGGCAGGCAAAAATTGTGGGGTCATGTGGGGGAATTTGATCAGCTATGTCATCTTGCCATTTCCGATTGCGATGTACGAAGATCCCCTCGACTACGTCCGCAAGGGAAAGGCAGCTGTGGACAGGAAGAAGAACTCTTTGCAGGCTGTGTTAGCGTATCGATGTGCCACTTTCTTGATCAAAATGTTTGGGGTCAAG GGAGGAGCCGATATGACCTATGGACTCATCTCTAACACCACATTTTCTTACTCGAATGTTGTCGGGCCAGTCGATGAAATTAGCTTCTACGGCCACCCAATCCTGTACCTTGCTCCCAGTGTATATGGCCATCCCCAT GCTCTGACGCTGCATTATCAGAGTTACATGAACACTATGAAGATAGTCGTCGCAGTAGATGAGTCGACGATACCATATCCGCACCAGCTATTGGATGACTTGGCCGAATCTCTCAAAGTCATCAAGGAGGCAATTCCTACAAAAAAATCATAA